A genomic segment from Triticum dicoccoides isolate Atlit2015 ecotype Zavitan chromosome 1A, WEW_v2.0, whole genome shotgun sequence encodes:
- the LOC119365691 gene encoding uncharacterized protein LOC119365691, with protein MKERYEAELRSKDAQNSDLQENVKSQQAEAAKEKEELTQALDGMEKFKESFNQDLAEWETEKVGLTKRAIDAEEALKLVVEELAGLKRQINAMTSAIFGIRITHLGADMRMKLKAAYTLVEQLYSGS; from the exons atgaaagaacgatatgag gccgaactgagaagcaaagatgcccaaaactctgacttgcaagaaaatgtgaagtctcaACAAGCCGAAGCTGCAAAAGAGAAAGAGGAGCTGACGCAGGCCCTGGACGGAATGGAAAAATTTAAAGAATCTTTCAACCAAGATCTTGCTGAATGGGAAACCGAAAAAGTCGGTTTGACCAAAAGAGCTATAGATGCCGAGGAAGCCCTGAAACTggtggttgaagaactagccggtttgaagcgccaaatcaacgctatgacctctgctatctttg gaattcggatcactcatcttggtgcagatatgcggatgaagctcaaagcggcatatacattggttgagcagctatactctggatCTTAG